A DNA window from Thermosynechococcaceae cyanobacterium Okahandja contains the following coding sequences:
- a CDS encoding PRC-barrel domain-containing protein has translation MTISGQLLQRADLIGTQVITRDTGRKLGVINQVWVDIDQRQVVALGVRNTLFTGEQRFVHLDSIGQIGDVILVENDDAIESVNTYNYSTLIDNEIVTETGEILGKVRGFKFDPETGAITDLILASLGLPWIPSQLISTYDLPVEEIVSTGPDRIIVFEGAETRLQQLTVGLLERVGLGAPPWETDEDEYYQPVTPASNQLPSGARSPVYPPQRSRTDYQQDWGEEPPRRRRRQPEYDEYDATYEDEYEYEPPVRPRKVKPPAKAIPVDLPEADPDADLWEEPQPMKLEQRQQEEEPEY, from the coding sequence ATGACCATATCGGGGCAATTGCTGCAGCGGGCAGACTTAATCGGTACACAGGTAATTACCCGCGACACCGGTCGTAAACTGGGGGTCATTAACCAAGTTTGGGTCGATATTGATCAGCGGCAAGTGGTCGCCTTGGGCGTGCGCAATACCCTGTTTACCGGCGAGCAACGGTTTGTCCACCTAGATAGCATTGGCCAAATTGGCGATGTCATTCTTGTTGAAAATGACGATGCCATCGAGTCGGTGAATACCTATAACTACAGCACCCTCATTGACAACGAAATTGTGACCGAAACGGGCGAAATTCTCGGTAAGGTGCGCGGCTTTAAGTTTGATCCTGAGACGGGTGCCATCACCGACTTAATTTTGGCCTCCTTGGGGCTACCGTGGATTCCATCGCAACTCATTAGCACCTACGACCTGCCGGTGGAAGAAATTGTCAGTACCGGCCCAGATCGCATTATTGTGTTTGAAGGTGCCGAGACCCGTCTCCAACAGTTGACGGTTGGCCTCTTAGAACGGGTAGGACTAGGCGCACCCCCATGGGAAACCGACGAGGACGAATACTACCAACCCGTAACCCCCGCCAGCAACCAGTTACCCTCCGGGGCGCGATCGCCGGTTTATCCACCCCAACGCAGCCGCACTGACTACCAACAAGACTGGGGAGAGGAGCCTCCCCGTCGCCGCCGTCGTCAACCGGAGTATGACGAGTACGATGCTACCTACGAGGACGAGTACGAGTACGAGCCACCAGTACGGCCACGGAAAGTCAAACCACCGGCCAAGGCCATTCCGGTTGATTTACCAGAGGCGGATCCGGATGCCGATTTGTGGGAGGAACCCCAGCCCATGAAGCTCGAGCAGCGGCAACAGGAAGAGGAGCCGGAGTACTAA